A single genomic interval of Helianthus annuus cultivar XRQ/B chromosome 13, HanXRQr2.0-SUNRISE, whole genome shotgun sequence harbors:
- the LOC110902692 gene encoding uncharacterized protein LOC110902692, with product MVNCHCGREAIIQTSWTKKKPGLRFYSCPVQGSNCPFIGWFDQQRCQRCIDIIPGLLRAKNNLESEKMQLQQENMILEEENIKLQQENMKVHYYKNRHLLQPNP from the exons ATGGTCAACTGCCATTGTGGAAGGGAAGCTATTATACAGACTTCATGGACAAAGAAGAAACCTGGCCTCCGTTTTTATTCTTGTCCTGTCCAG GGTTCAAATTGTCCATTTATTGGATGGTTCGATCAGCAAAGGTGCCAAAGGTGCATAGATATCATACCTGGATTGCTTAGGGCTAAGAACAACTTGGAATCGGAGAAGATGCAGCTGCAACAAGAGAACATGATTCTGGAAGAAGAAAACATTAAGCTGCAACAAGAGAACATGAAAGTTCACTACTACAAAAACAGGCATTTGCTACAGCCAAATCCATAG